The following are from one region of the Nostoc cf. commune SO-36 genome:
- a CDS encoding WGxxGxxG family protein, with the protein MKSNFITAVGASVITLSMGILPLTLSAQATATAPEVTTAPRVVTYEDRNDFDWGWLGLIGLAGLAGLAGKKRDNEPTAYRDPNAPGATTYRD; encoded by the coding sequence ATGAAAAGTAATTTCATTACAGCTGTTGGTGCTAGCGTTATCACCTTGAGTATGGGAATTTTACCCTTAACTCTATCCGCACAAGCGACGGCAACTGCTCCCGAAGTCACTACTGCTCCAAGAGTGGTCACTTATGAAGATCGCAACGATTTTGATTGGGGTTGGCTAGGATTAATTGGTCTAGCTGGTTTGGCTGGTTTGGCTGGTAAAAAGCGTGATAACGAACCCACCGCTTATCGTGACCCTAATGCTCCAGGAGCTACTACCTACAGGGACTAG
- a CDS encoding GumC family protein → MTPPIVKRYLIAFDKYKWIGLASFALVVAGSTVVAMQPEPPTSYITSGALTYSGPPVSFSATGSEIQQQGKELNEEVLLSNQIIASVAEKVGVKPQKLGTAVALSLPKKNPRSGELESSIFELKYVDTDAKRGIQVLTELMQSMIKLSSDINTGRLQAIIEKINDRTPQAKRELQIAEKKLEQYDRIERTAILAAENGSLLSGITGSQNLQRQIQLTISGVDGQIRSLQNKLGLTVGQAYISSALSADPIIGNLRSQIYQSESQIAVLRKDLRPEHPTMVELMRQKQAAEELLQQRAAEVLGGDGTAAPLQGSVAGIRTQSSLDPARQQLANQMVALQTQQETLQQQLAQEIRQEARLRQEYSLIPNKQLERSRLEQEVALKKAIYDQMQVKLTDAKTAEAETTSSLSIARRPTVAVDPKPPKSVPITLAVGGFLGVVIGGGVIFLLGALEGTFKTREDIGQTLKQREVALLGELPLMPIDDLPQGAVPVLLSADSPYLEFYEKFRSNLRRIGGKNLKVVLIASTSSSEGKTTSAYNLGIASARAGKRTLIIETDLRSPSGCTSLNVIPDPEATIEPLRYYANLSECIRLVPDIENLYILPSPGPVRQSAAILESSEMRRLMEDVRQRFDLVILDTSPLSISNDPLLIQPYSDGIVLVTRPHYTQENMLGEAVDQLVESELGLLGGIINGADIIVSVPEQVAQSSTFTSRVEESEELSARASKN, encoded by the coding sequence ATGACCCCACCAATTGTTAAGCGCTATCTTATTGCTTTCGATAAGTACAAGTGGATTGGACTAGCTAGTTTTGCTTTAGTTGTCGCGGGGTCAACTGTGGTAGCTATGCAACCAGAGCCACCTACTAGCTACATAACATCTGGCGCACTAACTTATAGTGGGCCACCAGTGTCGTTCTCTGCAACTGGTAGTGAAATTCAACAGCAAGGAAAGGAACTGAATGAGGAAGTTTTACTGTCAAATCAGATAATTGCATCAGTGGCAGAAAAAGTCGGGGTCAAACCGCAAAAGCTTGGTACTGCTGTCGCCCTTTCTCTTCCTAAAAAAAATCCCAGGAGTGGAGAGTTGGAATCTAGTATCTTTGAATTGAAATATGTAGATACTGATGCCAAACGAGGTATACAAGTATTGACAGAATTGATGCAGTCAATGATCAAGTTGAGCAGTGATATCAATACTGGGCGATTACAAGCAATTATTGAAAAGATTAACGATCGCACACCACAAGCTAAACGAGAATTGCAAATTGCTGAAAAGAAACTGGAACAGTATGATCGCATAGAGCGAACGGCAATATTGGCAGCAGAGAATGGCAGCTTATTAAGCGGCATTACTGGCAGCCAAAATCTACAACGGCAAATTCAATTAACTATTTCTGGGGTTGATGGTCAAATTCGCAGTTTACAAAATAAGTTAGGCTTAACAGTCGGACAGGCTTATATTTCTTCTGCTTTGAGTGCCGATCCAATTATAGGTAACTTGCGATCGCAAATTTATCAAAGTGAGTCGCAAATTGCTGTACTCAGAAAAGATTTGCGACCGGAACACCCAACAATGGTTGAGTTGATGCGTCAAAAACAAGCTGCTGAGGAATTGTTACAACAGCGTGCGGCTGAGGTGTTAGGTGGTGATGGCACGGCGGCTCCACTTCAGGGTAGCGTTGCAGGTATTCGTACCCAAAGTAGCTTAGATCCCGCACGCCAGCAATTGGCAAACCAAATGGTGGCTTTGCAAACCCAACAGGAGACGCTGCAACAACAACTAGCTCAAGAAATTCGACAAGAAGCGCGGCTACGGCAAGAGTATTCTCTCATACCTAATAAGCAATTAGAGCGATCGCGTTTAGAACAAGAAGTTGCACTGAAAAAAGCCATTTATGACCAAATGCAGGTGAAGCTAACTGATGCTAAAACCGCAGAGGCCGAAACTACCAGCAGCCTTAGCATTGCCAGACGCCCCACAGTGGCTGTCGATCCTAAACCTCCTAAGAGTGTGCCTATTACCCTTGCTGTAGGTGGGTTCTTAGGTGTGGTGATTGGTGGCGGGGTAATATTTTTGTTGGGAGCGCTGGAAGGAACTTTCAAAACCAGGGAAGATATTGGCCAGACCCTCAAACAACGGGAAGTGGCACTGTTGGGAGAATTGCCTTTAATGCCAATTGATGATTTACCTCAAGGAGCAGTGCCGGTTTTACTTTCTGCGGATTCTCCTTATTTAGAATTTTATGAGAAATTCCGTAGTAACCTGCGCCGAATTGGTGGTAAAAACTTAAAGGTGGTGTTGATTGCTAGCACCAGCAGTTCAGAGGGTAAAACGACAAGTGCATATAACTTGGGCATAGCTTCTGCAAGGGCTGGTAAAAGAACCTTGATTATCGAAACAGATTTGCGATCGCCTTCTGGTTGTACATCCTTGAATGTAATTCCTGACCCTGAAGCCACTATTGAACCCCTGCGTTATTACGCTAACTTGAGTGAATGTATTCGTTTAGTCCCGGATATAGAAAATTTATACATTCTTCCCAGCCCTGGCCCCGTGCGGCAATCTGCTGCGATTCTTGAATCTAGCGAAATGCGGCGGCTTATGGAAGATGTGCGCCAACGTTTTGATCTAGTCATTTTAGATACCAGTCCTCTCAGCATATCCAATGATCCTTTGTTAATTCAACCCTACAGCGATGGAATCGTACTAGTAACGCGACCGCATTATACACAAGAGAATATGCTAGGTGAGGCTGTTGATCAGTTGGTTGAATCTGAATTAGGGTTATTGGGAGGAATTATTAATGGTGCTGATATCATCGTTTCTGTACCTGAACAAGTTGCCCAATCATCAACATTTACATCTAGGGTAGAAGAATCAGAAGAACTTTCAGCCCGTGCTAGCAAAAACTAA
- a CDS encoding IctB family putative bicarbonate transporter — protein sequence MNLVWQRFTLSSLPLKEYLATSYVHRSLVGLLSSWRQTSILFQWGDAIAAGLLSLIYALAPFTSSTLVGLLLVACVGFWLLLTLSDEVTPTNVSSVTPIHLLVLLYWGIAAIATALSPVKKAALSDLGTLTLYLLLFVLCARVLRSPRLRSWIITLYLHISLIVSVYGLRQWFFGATALATWVDPESPLAKTTRVYSYLGNPNLLAGYLLPAVIFSLVAIFAWQSWLKKALAVTMLIVNTACLILTFSRGGWIGLVVAVLAVMALLVYWKSVEMPRFWRTWSLPIVLGGLIGVLVLAVVFVPILRERVFSIFADRKDSSNNFRRNVWDAVFEMIRDRPIFGIGPGHNSFNSVYPLYQRPRYTALSAYSILLEVTVETGFVGLACFLWLIIVTFNTAYLQMRRLRQLGSIDGFWLIGAIAILLGMLAHGTVDTVWYRPEVNTLWWLIVGLIASYWIPLAQNQTNSSNSEPTVN from the coding sequence ATGAATTTAGTCTGGCAACGATTTACTTTATCATCTTTACCGCTTAAAGAATATCTTGCTACCAGTTATGTACACCGCTCTCTGGTGGGACTGTTAAGTTCTTGGCGGCAAACCAGCATCTTGTTCCAATGGGGAGATGCAATAGCAGCTGGTTTACTCAGCTTAATATATGCTCTTGCACCTTTTACTTCAAGTACATTGGTGGGTTTGTTGCTGGTGGCTTGTGTAGGATTTTGGCTGTTGTTGACTTTATCTGATGAAGTAACACCAACAAATGTCTCTTCAGTCACTCCCATTCACCTACTCGTATTGCTTTACTGGGGAATTGCCGCAATCGCAACAGCATTATCACCTGTAAAAAAGGCGGCACTTAGTGACCTGGGCACTTTGACATTGTATTTGCTACTATTTGTCCTTTGTGCCAGGGTATTAAGGTCGCCTCGTCTTCGATCTTGGATTATCACCCTTTACCTGCACATATCGTTAATCGTCAGTGTATATGGGTTGCGGCAATGGTTTTTTGGAGCCACAGCACTAGCAACTTGGGTTGATCCAGAATCTCCTCTAGCCAAGACTACAAGAGTCTACAGTTATTTAGGCAATCCCAACTTATTGGCTGGATACCTCTTACCAGCAGTAATTTTTAGCTTGGTGGCAATTTTTGCATGGCAAAGTTGGCTCAAAAAAGCTCTGGCAGTAACAATGCTAATTGTCAATACTGCCTGCCTGATCCTGACTTTTAGCCGTGGTGGTTGGATTGGACTAGTGGTAGCAGTTTTGGCTGTGATGGCATTGCTGGTTTATTGGAAAAGTGTGGAAATGCCTCGTTTTTGGCGTACTTGGTCACTGCCGATTGTCTTGGGAGGTTTAATCGGAGTATTGGTGCTAGCAGTGGTATTTGTACCCATATTGCGCGAACGAGTGTTCAGTATTTTTGCTGACCGTAAAGATAGCAGTAATAATTTTCGCCGAAATGTGTGGGATGCTGTATTTGAGATGATTCGCGATCGCCCAATTTTCGGCATTGGCCCTGGTCACAACTCTTTTAACAGTGTTTATCCCCTCTACCAACGCCCTCGTTACACTGCTTTGAGCGCTTATTCGATTTTATTGGAAGTGACTGTGGAAACTGGCTTTGTTGGTTTAGCCTGTTTTCTCTGGCTAATAATTGTCACATTTAATACGGCATATTTGCAAATGCGACGATTGCGACAATTGGGAAGTATAGACGGATTTTGGTTAATTGGAGCGATCGCTATTTTGTTAGGTATGCTAGCTCACGGAACCGTAGATACTGTCTGGTATCGTCCCGAAGTCAATACCCTCTGGTGGCTCATCGTTGGCTTAATTGCCAGCTATTGGATACCTTTAGCTCAAAACCAGACAAATTCATCTAACTCAGAACCAACAGTAAATTAA
- a CDS encoding rhomboid family intramembrane serine protease translates to MVPIKDNNPTTITPYVTYGLIAANVLAFLYEASLPPQALNGFLHLAAVVPRELTLSFGGISVHQPVPEWATLITSQFLHGGFLHLAGNMLFLWIFGNNVEDKLGHAKYLLFYLSCGILASLTQWFFAQDSSIPSLGASGAIAGVMGAYILRFPNAEVLGVVPLGFFFPTFRVPAYFFLGFWFLEQAFYGLTSLEARTNIGMESGGIAYWAHAGGFIFGAILGPLLGLFSDKSQEESWYK, encoded by the coding sequence GTGGTTCCAATTAAAGATAATAATCCGACAACAATCACGCCTTATGTAACTTATGGGCTGATTGCTGCCAACGTCCTCGCTTTTCTTTATGAAGCAAGTCTTCCCCCACAAGCATTAAATGGATTTTTACACCTTGCGGCTGTAGTTCCACGAGAACTCACCTTAAGCTTTGGAGGCATCTCTGTACATCAACCAGTGCCAGAGTGGGCAACTTTAATTACCTCACAATTTTTACACGGTGGTTTCTTGCACTTAGCAGGTAATATGTTGTTTCTCTGGATTTTTGGTAACAACGTTGAAGATAAGTTAGGTCACGCCAAATATTTATTGTTTTATTTATCTTGCGGTATTTTAGCGTCGTTGACCCAGTGGTTCTTCGCTCAAGATTCTAGCATTCCTTCTTTGGGTGCGAGTGGTGCGATCGCAGGTGTGATGGGTGCATACATTCTCCGCTTTCCCAACGCTGAAGTTCTTGGTGTTGTACCTTTAGGGTTTTTCTTCCCGACTTTCCGTGTGCCGGCATATTTCTTTTTAGGCTTCTGGTTTCTCGAACAAGCTTTCTACGGGCTTACTAGTCTGGAAGCACGTACCAATATCGGTATGGAAAGCGGCGGTATTGCCTATTGGGCCCATGCAGGCGGGTTTATATTTGGGGCAATTCTTGGCCCACTCTTAGGTTTATTTAGCGATAAATCCCAGGAAGAATCTTGGTACAAGTAA
- a CDS encoding DegT/DnrJ/EryC1/StrS family aminotransferase produces the protein MNKMTVRVPFVDLKLQHEPIQTQLQDAIQSVLERGDFILGQALSDFEAAFAAVSGADYGVGVASGTDAIALGLQACNIGAGDEVILPANTFIATLIGVIRAGAKPILVDCDRQTALIDLREAAKAITPQTKAIIPVHLYGQMVSPSELLNFADTYKLLIFEDAAQAHLAQRDGYLAGSVGIAAAFSFYPSKNLGAFGDGGMLLTRDSEVAQKMGRLRNYGASQKYFHTEPGTNSRLDTLQAAILHQKLPHLPQWNRDRLTIAKQYDQELAPLATSGIIPIENQSDTGHVYHLYVIRVDDSCPIERQQLQEKLTAVGIQTGIHYPIPCHLQPAFSNLGYQPGDFPQAEKLSKQILSLPMYPGLSSSQIKEVVAAIAHAVSSKVDETSTADLGSVVA, from the coding sequence ATGAATAAAATGACTGTTAGAGTTCCTTTTGTAGACCTGAAGTTACAACATGAACCAATTCAAACACAATTACAAGATGCAATCCAATCTGTGTTGGAACGGGGAGATTTTATTTTAGGGCAAGCACTCTCAGATTTTGAGGCAGCATTTGCGGCAGTGTCTGGAGCGGATTATGGGGTTGGTGTGGCATCAGGAACAGATGCGATCGCTCTGGGGTTGCAAGCGTGTAATATTGGTGCTGGCGATGAAGTGATTTTACCAGCAAACACCTTTATCGCCACCTTGATTGGGGTGATACGTGCTGGCGCGAAGCCAATTCTGGTAGATTGCGATCGTCAAACAGCTTTAATTGACTTAAGAGAAGCAGCAAAGGCAATTACGCCTCAGACTAAAGCAATTATCCCCGTTCATCTCTATGGTCAGATGGTATCACCAAGTGAACTATTGAACTTTGCCGATACCTACAAACTACTAATTTTTGAAGATGCTGCCCAAGCACATCTCGCCCAAAGAGACGGATATCTTGCTGGTTCAGTAGGAATAGCAGCAGCTTTTAGTTTCTATCCCAGCAAAAATTTGGGAGCATTTGGGGATGGGGGAATGTTGTTGACGCGAGATTCAGAAGTAGCTCAGAAAATGGGGCGTTTGCGAAATTATGGTGCGTCACAAAAGTATTTTCATACTGAACCCGGAACAAATAGCCGTTTGGATACTTTACAAGCAGCCATCTTGCACCAGAAACTACCACACTTACCACAGTGGAATCGCGATCGCTTGACTATTGCCAAGCAGTATGATCAAGAACTAGCACCCTTAGCCACATCTGGGATTATCCCGATAGAAAACCAAAGTGATACAGGACATGTTTATCATCTTTATGTGATTCGAGTTGATGATTCTTGCCCAATAGAACGCCAGCAGCTCCAGGAAAAACTCACAGCAGTAGGAATTCAAACTGGCATTCACTACCCAATTCCTTGTCATCTCCAGCCAGCATTCAGCAACTTAGGCTATCAACCGGGAGATTTCCCTCAAGCAGAGAAGTTGTCAAAGCAAATATTATCATTACCGATGTATCCTGGTTTGAGCAGTAGCCAAATTAAAGAAGTTGTCGCTGCGATCGCTCATGCAGTCTCATCTAAAGTAGATGAAACCTCCACTGCTGACCTGGGCAGCGTGGTAGCCTGA
- a CDS encoding cyanoexosortase B system-associated protein: MISFSKFFKENQLSQVAALLLLLLLLAMAGLPGYLTGRWQWKQPPPITNLKELREIRKTGLTLPGWQNIEQTEQQIGEHKWSLQVIKKEGSQSQAILLLLPQNGPMDQPEVEWTDVNGWGRSRWGKWDVAQFRSAEFTVKPPAKLASNVQTQVEARFFRASTPQQTFAVLQWYATPDGGTPSPFRWFLADQLAQWHKQRTPWVSVSILIPMEPLGQVETSWFLAQSIGETVQAALMAGPL, encoded by the coding sequence ATGATTTCCTTCTCCAAATTTTTCAAGGAAAACCAATTGAGTCAGGTAGCAGCACTTTTGTTATTGCTACTACTGCTGGCAATGGCAGGGCTTCCCGGATACCTGACAGGACGCTGGCAATGGAAACAGCCGCCACCTATTACTAACCTCAAAGAGTTAAGAGAAATCCGCAAGACTGGGTTAACTCTTCCTGGCTGGCAAAACATTGAACAAACAGAACAGCAAATTGGCGAACATAAATGGTCTTTGCAGGTAATTAAAAAAGAAGGTTCACAATCCCAGGCAATCCTGCTTTTGCTGCCACAAAATGGGCCTATGGATCAACCAGAGGTAGAGTGGACAGACGTTAACGGCTGGGGAAGGTCGCGCTGGGGAAAGTGGGATGTAGCTCAATTTCGTTCTGCTGAATTTACTGTGAAACCGCCTGCAAAGTTGGCTTCTAATGTCCAAACTCAAGTTGAAGCTAGGTTCTTTCGTGCCTCCACACCACAACAAACCTTTGCTGTCTTGCAATGGTACGCTACGCCAGACGGCGGAACTCCATCACCTTTTCGCTGGTTCTTGGCGGATCAATTGGCCCAGTGGCATAAGCAACGCACTCCTTGGGTAAGCGTCAGCATCCTGATTCCAATGGAACCTTTGGGGCAGGTAGAAACATCTTGGTTTTTAGCCCAGTCTATTGGAGAAACAGTGCAAGCTGCATTGATGGCAGGCCCTTTGTAA
- the crtB gene encoding cyanoexosortase B, with protein MVLQQQIKNRNASGLLNLAILGVLLLLYAPILLHWLDGWLYKNISTEHEYFSHGIIGLPFAAYLGWMNRKKWKRLPDNIHPLGAVFLLLGAVFYLSGVTEWVNLSLPVILVGLCLWFKGISGLRSQGFPLLLVFLATPTALPYLIAPYTLPLQSFIAGTAGFILNQFGMEVTVDEINLYVGGRIVEVAPYCAGLKMLFTTLYVGLMLLYWTDALSSRRTVISFLSLAAIVSIIANIIRNTLLTFFHGTGQEAAFKWLHDGWGGDVYSACMLVSLVPLLNGINSYFSASLETEQEGES; from the coding sequence ATGGTACTCCAGCAACAGATTAAAAACAGAAACGCATCAGGCTTATTAAATCTAGCTATTTTAGGCGTTTTGCTGCTGCTTTATGCTCCGATATTGCTACATTGGTTGGATGGTTGGCTCTACAAAAATATCAGTACAGAACACGAATATTTTAGCCACGGAATTATTGGTTTACCATTTGCTGCTTATCTCGGCTGGATGAACCGAAAAAAGTGGAAACGTTTGCCAGATAATATCCATCCTTTGGGCGCTGTTTTCTTGTTATTAGGGGCAGTTTTTTATCTTAGTGGTGTCACAGAATGGGTTAACCTTTCCTTGCCCGTTATATTGGTAGGATTATGCTTGTGGTTTAAGGGAATATCAGGTTTGCGATCGCAAGGATTTCCCCTGCTACTAGTATTTTTGGCAACCCCAACAGCATTACCTTACCTCATTGCTCCTTATACCTTGCCTCTGCAAAGCTTCATCGCTGGCACAGCAGGCTTTATACTGAATCAATTTGGTATGGAAGTAACCGTAGATGAAATCAATCTCTACGTGGGAGGAAGGATTGTAGAAGTTGCCCCCTATTGTGCAGGGCTAAAAATGTTGTTTACAACTCTCTACGTAGGCTTGATGCTGCTTTATTGGACAGATGCTTTGTCTTCACGCCGCACAGTTATATCGTTTTTATCTCTTGCTGCGATCGTTAGTATTATTGCCAATATCATTCGTAATACTTTACTAACTTTCTTTCACGGTACGGGTCAAGAAGCGGCTTTTAAATGGCTACATGATGGGTGGGGTGGTGATGTCTACTCTGCTTGTATGCTGGTTTCATTAGTACCTTTACTGAATGGGATTAATAGCTATTTTTCAGCATCCCTAGAAACTGAGCAAGAAGGGGAAAGTTAG
- a CDS encoding polysaccharide biosynthesis/export family protein produces MFIDASYYMRGFSALCFVGLQVGVFLTTPIQLVVAQPFLPQGQSPNQPPSPVPGTEVVPPGANEEVSPQLSRYLLGPGDAVGVVLQRPPGPYRLGIGDGISVSVQRFPDLSFQASINPEGNIIVPLLGTVSLQGLTLQEAQEKIRLALNRYVVDPVIVLALATQRQDLSFQAVISPEGNIVVPQVGTVSLQGLTLEEAQEKIRLGLSRFFPDPIVVVSLAGTRPVQVTVSGEIFRPGIYPINSATPRVADALLISGGSTLNADLRQVQVSRKLIDGSVISQTIDLYAALQNGGSIPNLRLQDGDAILIPRREVGNDNGYDRNLVARSSLATPQIRVRVLNYAAGGLSIQALPNGSTFVDALGGVNLDIANLRDIALVRFDPERGQAVTQKLDAKKALGGDASQNVALQDNDVIVVGRNLIGRITNFLTTITQPFFNVQSFLRFFDNFGGGSN; encoded by the coding sequence ATGTTCATAGATGCCAGTTATTATATGCGTGGATTCAGCGCCTTGTGTTTTGTCGGTCTACAAGTAGGAGTTTTTTTAACAACACCTATCCAACTTGTTGTTGCCCAGCCTTTTTTACCTCAAGGACAATCACCAAATCAACCCCCCTCGCCTGTGCCAGGCACTGAAGTTGTACCTCCAGGTGCAAATGAGGAAGTTTCCCCTCAACTCAGTCGTTACCTCTTGGGGCCAGGAGATGCAGTTGGCGTTGTGCTTCAGCGTCCTCCTGGGCCATACCGCTTAGGAATAGGAGATGGGATTAGCGTTTCGGTTCAGCGCTTTCCAGATTTGAGCTTTCAAGCTTCCATCAACCCAGAAGGCAATATTATAGTGCCGTTATTGGGAACGGTGTCATTACAAGGTTTAACTTTGCAAGAAGCTCAAGAAAAAATTCGCTTGGCTTTGAATCGTTATGTGGTTGATCCGGTAATAGTTTTAGCCTTAGCAACACAGCGTCAAGACCTGAGTTTTCAAGCTGTAATCAGTCCAGAAGGCAACATTGTCGTACCGCAAGTGGGAACGGTGTCACTACAAGGTTTAACCCTAGAAGAAGCTCAAGAAAAAATTCGTTTAGGTTTGAGTCGCTTTTTCCCAGATCCAATTGTAGTAGTATCCTTGGCAGGAACACGACCAGTTCAAGTTACCGTTAGTGGGGAAATATTTCGACCAGGAATTTATCCGATTAATTCAGCAACACCTCGTGTTGCCGATGCCTTGCTAATATCGGGTGGTTCAACCTTGAATGCAGACCTGCGGCAAGTGCAGGTAAGCCGGAAGTTAATCGATGGTTCCGTGATTTCACAAACTATTGATTTGTATGCAGCACTGCAAAATGGTGGTTCAATCCCTAATCTACGCTTACAAGATGGAGATGCAATACTCATACCCCGTCGGGAAGTCGGTAATGATAACGGTTATGACCGCAACTTGGTAGCACGTTCATCTTTGGCTACACCACAGATTAGAGTCCGGGTTTTAAACTACGCTGCGGGAGGTCTTTCCATTCAAGCCCTACCTAACGGCAGTACATTTGTAGATGCCTTGGGAGGAGTTAATCTAGACATTGCTAACCTCCGAGATATCGCTCTGGTTCGCTTTGATCCTGAACGAGGTCAAGCTGTCACCCAAAAACTTGATGCTAAAAAAGCTCTAGGTGGTGATGCCTCTCAAAATGTGGCACTTCAAGATAATGATGTTATTGTTGTTGGTCGGAACCTCATTGGTAGAATCACTAATTTCCTGACTACCATTACCCAACCTTTTTTCAATGTTCAATCCTTTCTCCGGTTTTTTGACAACTTCGGTGGCGGGTCAAATTAG
- a CDS encoding GAF domain-containing sensor histidine kinase: MIEPENKLFALKDGWDSHESREQQRLKALSDLGLRQPETIPVFEEATQTAAHFLEAPISILGFVDHERHWFKSAVGLSRLGLMNYLAQSRQLSRRESFCTQVVESLQIFVINDTHKLTDPVLASSKLVQDYGIRAYLGAPLIDAEGHCLGALAVMDLVPRNFTTRDIEFLQIIARWSMSEFERNRLLQGKLELSTLKSAPIFSLNDERNTEIKITARTEDSDSVSIKQLKLELLGQLTHELRTPLTSVLGMASVLGREIYGPLTTKQREYLEIIQHSGRYLLSLVNEITELGAMDDNSTVLNLAPVDIEMLCQQAINTLEEVANRREQDIRLSIEPGRNRIWPLDKDKVRQILYHLIFSVIQLSATGSIVRIHVSYKEDTLNITIWVSHPWLGDGITEVDPYFRLNSLSLLELTDEVASYNTHAESHQQPATSSVAVDNSQNLSDSDSNFFPASSGINLAKAHGSLSRESLGLLLSCQLAELHNGNILIQSSPESGYRYVLSLPLQIATSSQAVSDV; the protein is encoded by the coding sequence ATGATAGAGCCTGAAAACAAATTATTTGCCCTAAAGGATGGTTGGGATTCTCATGAATCAAGAGAACAACAACGCCTCAAAGCTTTGTCAGATTTAGGTTTGCGGCAACCAGAAACGATCCCAGTTTTTGAAGAAGCCACACAGACTGCTGCCCACTTTTTGGAAGCACCAATTTCCATATTGGGGTTTGTGGATCATGAACGCCACTGGTTCAAGTCGGCGGTAGGCTTATCTAGGCTCGGACTAATGAATTATTTGGCCCAAAGCCGCCAACTGTCACGCCGGGAATCATTTTGCACGCAGGTAGTAGAGAGCTTACAAATCTTTGTAATTAACGATACACACAAGCTGACAGACCCAGTACTTGCTAGCAGCAAGTTGGTGCAGGATTATGGTATTCGTGCTTACTTAGGAGCGCCACTGATTGATGCTGAGGGTCATTGTTTGGGTGCATTGGCGGTGATGGATTTAGTGCCGCGCAATTTTACAACCCGAGACATTGAGTTTTTACAAATCATCGCTCGTTGGAGCATGAGTGAGTTTGAACGTAACCGACTCTTGCAAGGCAAACTCGAATTAAGCACTCTCAAAAGCGCTCCTATATTTTCACTTAATGACGAACGTAACACTGAGATTAAAATCACCGCACGCACCGAAGATAGCGACTCTGTTTCTATCAAGCAACTGAAACTAGAACTTTTGGGTCAGCTAACTCACGAGCTACGTACACCATTAACATCTGTACTTGGTATGGCTAGCGTTTTAGGACGTGAGATTTATGGGCCTTTGACGACTAAGCAGAGAGAATATTTGGAAATTATCCAACATAGTGGCCGGTACTTACTTTCTTTAGTAAACGAAATTACCGAACTAGGAGCTATGGATGACAACTCAACTGTGCTAAATTTAGCTCCTGTGGATATTGAAATGCTATGCCAACAAGCTATCAATACCCTAGAAGAAGTGGCTAATCGCCGCGAGCAAGATATTCGCCTTTCTATAGAACCAGGACGCAATCGCATTTGGCCTTTAGATAAAGACAAGGTGCGGCAAATCCTCTATCACCTGATTTTCAGTGTGATTCAACTTTCCGCAACAGGTAGCATTGTTCGCATTCATGTTTCTTACAAAGAAGATACGCTCAATATTACTATTTGGGTTTCCCATCCCTGGCTGGGGGACGGCATAACTGAAGTTGACCCCTACTTCCGTCTCAATTCTTTATCACTGTTAGAGTTGACAGATGAAGTGGCGAGTTATAACACTCATGCAGAAAGCCATCAGCAACCAGCTACTTCATCAGTGGCAGTGGATAATTCCCAAAACTTGAGTGATTCTGACTCAAACTTCTTTCCTGCTAGTTCAGGTATAAATTTAGCTAAAGCACATGGAAGTCTTTCTCGTGAAAGCTTAGGTCTATTACTAAGTTGTCAACTGGCAGAATTGCATAATGGGAATATTTTGATTCAAAGTTCACCAGAATCAGGATATCGTTATGTGCTGTCTTTACCATTGCAAATAGCGACTTCCTCGCAGGCAGTTAGCGATGTCTAG